The nucleotide sequence CGAAGTAGCGCAGGAGCGAGACCGAGAGAGGGATGTCCCCGTTTTTGCTCTCCCGCACGGGCTTGCCGTTGTCCAAGGTCTCGAGCTGGGCCAGATCCTCGGCGTTCTTCTCCACGAGGTCCGCCGCGCGGTGGAGAAGCTTCTCGCGCTCGGCCGGGGTCATCTTGGACCAGGGCCCCTCCAGGGCCTTGCGCGCGGCTTTGACCGCCGCGTCCACGTCCGCCGAGCCGCCTTCAGAAACCCGGCCCAGGACCTCGCCCGTGGCCGGGTTCAAAGTCTCGAAAGCCCGGCCGGAGGCGGCCTCCACCCATTGCCCGTCTATGAGCAATTTATGCGTCTTTTTCGACAAAAATTCCATTGAATACCCCGAAAATCAGGAGTTTCAAAAGATACCATTACTCCGGCGGACTGTCAAACCGAGTCCCATAAGCGCCGCGTCGGCACCCCTAGGGTCTTTTCAGCGAGGATCGCGGCCACGCGCTTGCGCGGAATCGGCAAGACGACGAGGTCGCAGTAAAGCGCGTCGAATATCCTGCGCAGCTTCGCCAACTGAGGCTGGAAGCGGCCCTTTTCCAGGAGAGCCAACTGCCCTTGGGACACTCCCGCGCGGGCGGCGAACTGGCGCTGGGTCATGTGGAGTGCTACACGCAAGGTGCGCACCCACTGCCCCGGCTCCAAGCGCAGGGCGGCCGGCGGCGCAACCCCGGCAACCTGGAGCCGATTAAGCGCCCGCTTATGCGCTATGGGCACGCCGCTGAGCTTGGGCATGGGGTCTAGCGCTCCGGCCGGAGCGCTGCCTGGCATTGTATGTATTTTTGACTCGAAAAATCTAGTCAAAAATACAGGGAGGCGATGAGCACCACCCATAGGCCCTCCGGCCCAGGCGCGCTTGCCCCGTAGGACCCAGGCGGACAGGCAGCTTTTTCTTTAAACTATAAGTATGAAAAGAATTCTCAACTCCGCCCTGGCTTTTAGCTTCGCTTTCGCCGCGCCGGCCCTAGCCGCCGGGCCCCGAATCGGCATGCCCGAGCGCGTAGGCTCACTCTTAGGAAATATTGGGCTTGCGACCCTCCAGCATGGGGGGAATCTCATTACGGTAATGTCTCAAGTGAAAGAACTTTACTTTGAAGAGCAGCGTTCCATGCTTAGAGCCCTCAGCCCTCGCCGCATACTGCCTGAGACCAGATTTATCGATCTCCACCACCATGTTGCCCAAATCTACACCGCTGAAAAGGGCTACTCGAATTCGGAACGAGAGAAAATAGTCGCCGGCTTGGACGAGCTGCTTTTATTCGCGCGGGAAGATAAAAGCGCGAGGAACTGGCTGAGGCGCGTCACAAGCAGCGATAAAGCAAGAAATGAAGCCGCTTTGGAGATTTATCAGCACGCGGAAAGGATCGCCCTAGAGCTCGGCTTATTTGCGGACACTCCCGTCCGTCCAGGCCAGGACTCCACGAAGGGCGAAGCTCGTCTCCTGAGCCAGCGTTCCGTGGAGGATGCCGTGAAGCGCTACAGGAATCTCGCCGACAAAGAGGCCGTCCTGAGGGATCATCTAAAACGCGGCGGCAGCAGGTATTGGAGGGACCCCCATCCCTTCATCGCCGCCGAGGGCCTGACCGACCTCGACCGCGCGTCGCAAGCCCTGGACGTGGTGCTTGGCGAGGAGGCGGAGCTCGCGAGAAAATTCCCAGGCATCGCCGCGGCCGCCGCTTCCCGTCGGATAATGCCCTGAAGGCCTAACCGGACCTAGGTCCCTAGACTTTGTTTTTTTAGGTCCAAGGACCCTCCTTGCTTTTTCGCCAAAGGAATATCTTTGGCGCATGAAGACAATAAAACTCGCCTCGACCTTCGTCCTTCTCGCCGCTGCCGGCGCCGCCTCGGCGGCTCCGGACAGGATGTTCGACTTAAGCCGCCTCACCCAGGGCTCGCTCCGGGAGGCTCCGGCGGTCAACGGAGCCTCCCGGTCCGAGCTCCAGGAGAGGATGCTCTCGTGCCTCGATTTCATCCGCAGCGTCTTCAAGGCCGGCTACGCCCCGGCCGGCTGGAAGGCCCGCTACGCGGGCTGGAGCCTCGACCGGGAGATCGCCAAGGCCAAGGCCGAGGTCCGGGCCGACAAAAAGCTCGGCCTCAAGGGCTTCCAGGCCATCGTCCAGCGCCTCATCAACTCGACCCAGGACTACCACGTGAGCGCCTCGTTCTCCCATTCCGAGGCGGCATCGCTTCCCTTCAAGGTTCTGGAAAGCGGCGGCCGGTTCTACATCGTCTGGATAGACCGCAGCAAGCTCCCGGAAAGCTCTTTCCCCTTCCAAGCGGGGGACGAGTTGGTTGAATTCGGCGGGCGCAGAACCGCGGACGTGGTCAAGACCCTGCAGGCTTCGATGGGCAAGGGCGCGGAGCTCACCGATAAGACCTTGGCCGCGCTTCGCCTGACCTTGCGCATGGCGGCCGCCGGGATGGACGTGCCCAAGGACGCGGTCACCATCATGGTGCGCCGGGGCCAGACGGGGGAGATCGCCACCCACCAGCTGGCCTGGGACTACACCCCGGAATCGGTCCTCTTCGAGCCGGCCCGCAAGCTCGTCTCGAGCTCGCCCTTCTGGGCCCGCAGCGACGATATGCTCTCCCCGATCTATCGGCAAATGCTCGAGGCCGGAAATCCCTTCGGCGTGGGCAAGCGCAGGAGCTTCGTCCCCGACCTGGGGGAGAAGATCTGGGAGAGCCTCGACACAGCGCCCTTCCACGCCTACATTTACCGCTCGCCCGAGGGCCGCTCCATCGGCTATGTGAGAATTCCCTCCTACATGCCCGAGGACGCGGACGCCTCCGTCAAGTACTTCGGACAGCTCATGGCCAAGTTCGACCGCACCACGGACGCCTTGGTCATAGACCAGGTGAGTAACCCGGGCGGGGGCATCTTCTACCTTTACGCTTTGGCCTCCACCCTCTCCTCGGGCAAAGCCTTGACGACCCCGCACCACCGCGTCGCTATCACCCAGTCCGACGCGGCCCAAGCCGCGGAATTCCTCCAACTCGACGGCCGCATCACCGATGACGAGGACGCGCGCAAGGTCCTGGGCCCAAGCTTGAACGGCTATCCCGTGAGCTACCAGGTCTTCCGCTTCATCATCGAATATTCGCGCTTCATCGTCTCGGAGTGGAACAGCGGCCGCAGGCCGACCGCCCCCACTCACCTCTACGGGGTGGACGAAATCAATCCATCGCAGAATCCCTACACCAAGCCCATCCTGGTCCTCATCAACGAGCTCGACTTCTCCGGAGGGGACTTCTTCCCGGCCATCCTCCAGGACAACAAGAGAGCCAAATTCCTGGGGACCCGGACGGCCGGGGCGGGGGGCTTCGTGCAGCAGGTCCAGTACCCCAATCTCCTGGGAATCGAGGGCTTCTCGGTGACCGGCTCCATCGCGGAGCGGGCCGACGGCAACCCCATCGAGAACTTGGGGGTCAAGCCCGACATCGAGTACGCCATGACGGCGGCGGACTTCGCAAACGGCCTCAAAGACTACGTCAAGGCCGTCAATCAGGCCGTAGGCGGGCTCGCCAAATAGCCTCCAATATGTGAAAATAGGGCTTCATGCAGGCTTTCCGCCGCTTGAAGCCTTATTTGGAGCCCCATTACGGGCGCTTTTTCCAGGCCTGCCTGGTCATGACC is from Elusimicrobiota bacterium and encodes:
- a CDS encoding helix-turn-helix transcriptional regulator: MPGSAPAGALDPMPKLSGVPIAHKRALNRLQVAGVAPPAALRLEPGQWVRTLRVALHMTQRQFAARAGVSQGQLALLEKGRFQPQLAKLRRIFDALYCDLVVLPIPRKRVAAILAEKTLGVPTRRLWDSV
- a CDS encoding protease-like activity factor CPAF, yielding MKTIKLASTFVLLAAAGAASAAPDRMFDLSRLTQGSLREAPAVNGASRSELQERMLSCLDFIRSVFKAGYAPAGWKARYAGWSLDREIAKAKAEVRADKKLGLKGFQAIVQRLINSTQDYHVSASFSHSEAASLPFKVLESGGRFYIVWIDRSKLPESSFPFQAGDELVEFGGRRTADVVKTLQASMGKGAELTDKTLAALRLTLRMAAAGMDVPKDAVTIMVRRGQTGEIATHQLAWDYTPESVLFEPARKLVSSSPFWARSDDMLSPIYRQMLEAGNPFGVGKRRSFVPDLGEKIWESLDTAPFHAYIYRSPEGRSIGYVRIPSYMPEDADASVKYFGQLMAKFDRTTDALVIDQVSNPGGGIFYLYALASTLSSGKALTTPHHRVAITQSDAAQAAEFLQLDGRITDDEDARKVLGPSLNGYPVSYQVFRFIIEYSRFIVSEWNSGRRPTAPTHLYGVDEINPSQNPYTKPILVLINELDFSGGDFFPAILQDNKRAKFLGTRTAGAGGFVQQVQYPNLLGIEGFSVTGSIAERADGNPIENLGVKPDIEYAMTAADFANGLKDYVKAVNQAVGGLAK